A genomic stretch from Setaria italica strain Yugu1 chromosome VII, Setaria_italica_v2.0, whole genome shotgun sequence includes:
- the LOC101774402 gene encoding cyclin-T1-2 isoform X2 — translation MYRRDTAAAQRIRQKDVFEKQKALILIGERLVLTTIRFDFNIQHPYRPLFDAMTNLGINQKEVKQVAWNFVNDWLKTTLCLQYKPQYIAAGSLYLAAKLHNIKLPLHGARVWWHQFDVAPKPLEAVIQQMMEHAAVKKLMPARPSPVKQKEVPCEAKLHVSNSPDSVLNQSSLLISSSSPDIGDPSDHMQVDSCQYLISSHTGDGSVSGPDSSLLNGSAYINVSSKAHDEESLDQASITKHDDEMMSCTNQTSLYAVAATDGSAECMKQDVSHCTVNGKNLNQASGNWHGDSANPLPVVTALGAKADKESTRCVDPSIGSSNRCTDSLNADILRTDQRLADAASVPIDHAPSASPVVVEADPLRAELKKVDVARIKDLLSKRKRKKGIQEQAVCSDDLSEEAWIERELESGIITKQEPAASDGLSDEAWIERELESGIVVGPRNKQAITLDGLSEDDWIERELESGIIVEPAPASKKQKLKTSCC, via the exons ATGTATAGGCGGGACACTGCTGCAGCTCAAAGGATCCGCCAGAAG GATGTTTTTGAGAAGCAGAAAGCACTAATTTTGATCGGAGAGAGATTGGTTCTTACAACTATTCGATTTGATTTCAACATTCAGCATCCTTATAGACCACTTTTTGATGCTATGACAAATCTAGGCATCAATCAGAAGGAAGTGAAACAAGTAGCATGGAACTTTGTGAATGATTG GCTTAAAACAACACTGTGCCTACAGTATAAACCACAGTATATTGCTGCTGGTTCGCTTTACCTGGCTGCAAAGCTTCACAATATTAAGCTTCCGTTGCATGGAGCGCGTGTCTGGTGGCACCAATTTGATGTTGCACCGAAGCCTCTGGAAG CTGTCATTCAGCAAATGATGGAGCATGCTGCTGTGAAAAAACTGATGCCTGCTCGTCCCAGTCCAGTTAAGCAGAAGGAAGTTCCATGTGAAGCTAAACTGCACGTATCTAACAGCCCGGACTCTGTGTTGAATCAATCAAGCTTGTTAATAAGCAGCTCAAGTCCTGATATTGGTGATCCCAGTGACCACATGCAGGTGGATTCCTGTCAATACTTGATAAGCAGCCATACAGGTGATGGTAGTGTCTCAGGCCCTGACAGCAGTTTGTTGAATGGAAGTGCTTATATAAATGTTTCTAGTAAAGCACATGATGAAGAGAGCTTGGATCAGGCCTCAATAACCAAACATGACGATGAGATGATGTCATGTACTAATCAGACATCATTATATGCAGTTGCAGCCACTGACGGCAGTGCTGAATGTATGAAGCAGGATGTAAGCCACTGCACAGTCAATGGCAAAAACTTGAACCAGGCATCAGGAAATTGGCATGGTGATAGTGCAAACCCATTACCTGTGGTGACAGCACTGGGTGCCAAGGCTGACAAAGAAAGCACTCGGTGTGTGGACCCATCGATTGGAAGCTCTAATCGTTGTACTGACAGTCTCAATGCAGATATCTTGCGCACTGATCAGAGATTGGCTGATGCTGCTTCAGTACCCATTGACCATGCACCATCTGCATCGCCAGTTGTGGTGGAGGCTGATCCTTTGAGGGCAGAACTTAAAAAGGTTGATGTTGCCAGAATAAAGGATTTATTgtcgaagaggaagaggaagaaagggatcCAAGAGCAAGCCGTTTGTTCAGACGACCTCAGTGAAGAAGCCTGGATTGAGAGAGAGCTCGAGTCTGGGATTATTACAAAACAAGAACCTGCTGCCTCAGATGGATTGAGTGATGAAGCCTGGATCGAGAGGGAGCTCGAATCAGGGATTGTGGTTGGACCAAGAAACAAGCAGGCAATCACTTTAGATGGTTTGAGTGAAGATGATTGGATCGAGAGAGAGCTCGAGTCTGGAATTATTGTTGAGCCAGCGCCTGCCAGCAAGAAGCAGAAGCTAAAGACAAGCTGCTGCTAG
- the LOC101774402 gene encoding cyclin-T1-2 isoform X1: protein MLMDGEPKILEKLSHEHMYSWYFTREELEKFSPSRKDGITESKESELRNLYCSFIRDVGIRLKLPQMTLATAIMFCHRFYLHQSLAKNGWQTVAAVCVFLASKTEDTPCPLDHVVRVAYETMYRRDTAAAQRIRQKDVFEKQKALILIGERLVLTTIRFDFNIQHPYRPLFDAMTNLGINQKEVKQVAWNFVNDWLKTTLCLQYKPQYIAAGSLYLAAKLHNIKLPLHGARVWWHQFDVAPKPLEAVIQQMMEHAAVKKLMPARPSPVKQKEVPCEAKLHVSNSPDSVLNQSSLLISSSSPDIGDPSDHMQVDSCQYLISSHTGDGSVSGPDSSLLNGSAYINVSSKAHDEESLDQASITKHDDEMMSCTNQTSLYAVAATDGSAECMKQDVSHCTVNGKNLNQASGNWHGDSANPLPVVTALGAKADKESTRCVDPSIGSSNRCTDSLNADILRTDQRLADAASVPIDHAPSASPVVVEADPLRAELKKVDVARIKDLLSKRKRKKGIQEQAVCSDDLSEEAWIERELESGIITKQEPAASDGLSDEAWIERELESGIVVGPRNKQAITLDGLSEDDWIERELESGIIVEPAPASKKQKLKTSCC from the exons ATGCTGATGGATGGGGAACCCAAGATCCTTGAGAAACTATCACATGAACACATGTACTCTTGGTACTTCACCAGGGAAGAACTAGAGAAATTTTCTCCATCAAGGAAAGATGGAATTACTGAAAGCAAGGAGTCAGAACTAAGGAATTTATATTGTTCATTCATTCGGGATGTTGGCATCAGGCTGAAACT aCCTCAGATGACTCTAGCGACAGCAATAATGTTTTGTCATCGCTTCTATTTACACCAGTCCCTTGCAAAAAATGGATGGCAG ACAGTTGCAGCTGTGTGTGTATTTCTGGCATCGAAAACTGAAGATACTCCTTGCCCCTTGGACCATGTAGTTAGAGTAGCCTATGAAACAATGTATAGGCGGGACACTGCTGCAGCTCAAAGGATCCGCCAGAAG GATGTTTTTGAGAAGCAGAAAGCACTAATTTTGATCGGAGAGAGATTGGTTCTTACAACTATTCGATTTGATTTCAACATTCAGCATCCTTATAGACCACTTTTTGATGCTATGACAAATCTAGGCATCAATCAGAAGGAAGTGAAACAAGTAGCATGGAACTTTGTGAATGATTG GCTTAAAACAACACTGTGCCTACAGTATAAACCACAGTATATTGCTGCTGGTTCGCTTTACCTGGCTGCAAAGCTTCACAATATTAAGCTTCCGTTGCATGGAGCGCGTGTCTGGTGGCACCAATTTGATGTTGCACCGAAGCCTCTGGAAG CTGTCATTCAGCAAATGATGGAGCATGCTGCTGTGAAAAAACTGATGCCTGCTCGTCCCAGTCCAGTTAAGCAGAAGGAAGTTCCATGTGAAGCTAAACTGCACGTATCTAACAGCCCGGACTCTGTGTTGAATCAATCAAGCTTGTTAATAAGCAGCTCAAGTCCTGATATTGGTGATCCCAGTGACCACATGCAGGTGGATTCCTGTCAATACTTGATAAGCAGCCATACAGGTGATGGTAGTGTCTCAGGCCCTGACAGCAGTTTGTTGAATGGAAGTGCTTATATAAATGTTTCTAGTAAAGCACATGATGAAGAGAGCTTGGATCAGGCCTCAATAACCAAACATGACGATGAGATGATGTCATGTACTAATCAGACATCATTATATGCAGTTGCAGCCACTGACGGCAGTGCTGAATGTATGAAGCAGGATGTAAGCCACTGCACAGTCAATGGCAAAAACTTGAACCAGGCATCAGGAAATTGGCATGGTGATAGTGCAAACCCATTACCTGTGGTGACAGCACTGGGTGCCAAGGCTGACAAAGAAAGCACTCGGTGTGTGGACCCATCGATTGGAAGCTCTAATCGTTGTACTGACAGTCTCAATGCAGATATCTTGCGCACTGATCAGAGATTGGCTGATGCTGCTTCAGTACCCATTGACCATGCACCATCTGCATCGCCAGTTGTGGTGGAGGCTGATCCTTTGAGGGCAGAACTTAAAAAGGTTGATGTTGCCAGAATAAAGGATTTATTgtcgaagaggaagaggaagaaagggatcCAAGAGCAAGCCGTTTGTTCAGACGACCTCAGTGAAGAAGCCTGGATTGAGAGAGAGCTCGAGTCTGGGATTATTACAAAACAAGAACCTGCTGCCTCAGATGGATTGAGTGATGAAGCCTGGATCGAGAGGGAGCTCGAATCAGGGATTGTGGTTGGACCAAGAAACAAGCAGGCAATCACTTTAGATGGTTTGAGTGAAGATGATTGGATCGAGAGAGAGCTCGAGTCTGGAATTATTGTTGAGCCAGCGCCTGCCAGCAAGAAGCAGAAGCTAAAGACAAGCTGCTGCTAG
- the LOC101777239 gene encoding zinc finger A20 and AN1 domain-containing stress-associated protein 12, whose product MAAEKQEVTAGATPMCANGCGFFGSAATKNFCSQCYKNHVMKTAVVAPVTEKKVDAAPGPAEKEKHEGSSGSAAVAQKMVDAAPAEKESGSSAETTGKHEAASGAAAAAAPVMCANGCSFFGSAATKNMCSSCYRDFLKNADAAPATAEKIEVAPEQPAPPEISAATSSAPAAKAAPSRCAGCKKKVGLLGFVCRCGGPRADRQEEPPRRGAQDQQDLMQTETKKNPLVVAPKINKI is encoded by the coding sequence ATGGCGGCGGAGAAGCAGGAGGTCACCGCCGGCGCCACGCCGATGTGTGCCAACGGCTGCGGTTTCTTCGGGAGCGCCGCGACCAAAAATTTTTGCTCCCAGTGCTACAAGAATCACGTGATGAAGACCGCCGTCGTCGCTCCCGTCACCGAGAAGAAGGTCGACGCGGCGCCTGGGCCGGCAGAGAAAGAGAAGCACGAAGGGTCCTCGggcagcgccgccgtcgcccagAAGATGGTCGACGCGGCGCCAGCAGAGAAGGAGAGCGGCTCCTCCGCGGAGACAACGGGGAAGCACGAGGcggcctccggcgccgccgccgccgcggcgcccgtcATGTGCGCGAACGGGTGCAGCTTCTTCGGGTCCGCGGCGACCAAGAACATGTGCTCGAGTTGCTACAGGGACTTCCTCAAGAacgccgacgccgcccctgCCACGGCGGAGAAGATCGAGGTCGCGCCCGAGCAGCCGGCGCCGCCTGAGATTTCCGCGGCAACTTCTAGCGCGCCGGCAGCGAAGGCGGCGCCGAGCAGGTGCGCGGGGTGCAAGAAGAAGGTGGGGCTGCTTGGGTTTGTCTGCCGCTGCGGTGGACCGAGAGCAGATCGCCAAGAAGAACCCCCTCGTCGTGGCGCCCAAGATCAACAAGATCTGATGCAGACGGAGACGAAGAAGAACCCCCTCGTCGTGGCGCCCAAGATCAACAAGATCTGA
- the LOC101773436 gene encoding autophagy-related protein 8C — protein MMAKTSSFKLEHPLEKRQSEADRIREKYPDRIPVIVEKAERSDIPDIDKKKYLVPADLTVGQFVYVVRKRIKLSAEKAIFIFVKNTLPPTAALMSAIYEENKDEDGFLYMTYSGENTFGLH, from the exons ATGATGGCCAAGACCAGCTCGTTCAAGCTGGAGCACCCCCTCG AGAAGAGGCAATCTGAGGCTGACCGGATCAGAGAGAAGTACCCTGACAGAATTCCT GTGATTGTTGAGAAGGCTGAGAGGAGTGATATTCCTGACATTGACAAGAAAAA GTACCTCGTCCCTGCTGATCTTACAGTTGGACAATTCGTGTACGTTGTTAGGAAGAGAATCAAGCTCAGTGCCGAGAAGGCTATCTTCATCTTTGTGAAGAACACTCTTCCACCAACAG CTGCTCTGATGTCCGCAATCTATGAAGAGAACAAGGACGAGGATGGATTCCTGTACATGACTTACAGTGGCGAGAACACCTTCGGGCTGCACTAG